Part of the Chlamydiota bacterium genome, GATTCTTTCAGGATTAAATCGTTTAAGGCGGGAGAAAAAAATAACGGGTTTACAATACCACAAGCTTAAATCAGCAGTTGCAATGGATATAAAAAAAGCGACTGTTCTTGATATAGCTCCCAGCGTTGTTCAACAAGCCATAAGATGCCTGGAGACGTGCGTGATTCGCAGTTTGGATGCGATTCACCTGGGAACAGCTCTTGAAGCCTCATG contains:
- a CDS encoding type II toxin-antitoxin system VapC family toxin; the encoded protein is MMRIFFDSSAFAKRYIEEIGSEKVLDFFSEAGETIVSVICPIEILSGLNRLRREKKITGLQYHKLKSAVAMDIKKATVLDIAPSVVQQAIRCLETCVIRSLDAIHLGTALEASCDLFVTADRRQYNAGRRIGLKVVFIEKK